One region of uncultured Sulfurimonas sp. genomic DNA includes:
- a CDS encoding response regulator transcription factor, producing the protein MKIMLVEDEYLLNKTITNYLKSKNFNIESFHDGLEALDALSSGYDLFIIDIDIPSLNGVELLEQIRTHYPSLPVIMISATIEMRMIEKAYKLGCNDYLKKPFDIKELELKINAFTRDINTNIHLSNTLTYNINTKQLKQGAREIKLTPHEQKILQLLIQNRSGVVSNESIELSVWGIDSKSYLRQTISRLRKKLKEDIIQNHSGFGYSIK; encoded by the coding sequence ATGAAAATAATGTTAGTTGAAGATGAGTACCTTCTAAATAAAACAATCACAAACTATCTAAAATCAAAAAACTTTAACATCGAATCATTTCATGATGGCTTAGAAGCACTAGATGCTTTAAGCTCTGGATATGACTTGTTTATCATAGACATAGATATTCCTAGCCTCAATGGTGTTGAACTTTTAGAGCAGATTCGCACGCACTATCCATCTCTTCCTGTTATAATGATTAGTGCTACTATTGAGATGCGTATGATTGAAAAGGCGTATAAGTTAGGTTGCAATGATTACCTTAAAAAACCTTTTGACATAAAAGAGTTAGAGTTAAAAATCAATGCTTTTACAAGAGATATAAATACAAACATTCATCTTAGCAATACACTCACTTACAACATAAACACAAAACAGCTAAAACAAGGTGCACGAGAGATAAAACTAACACCACATGAGCAAAAAATCTTACAACTACTTATACAAAACCGCTCTGGAGTTGTTTCAAACGAGTCCATAGAACTTAGTGTTTGGGGGATAGATTCTAAGTCGTACTTACGACAAACTATAAGCAGATTAAGAAAAAAACTAAAAGAGGATATCATTCAAAATCACTCTGGATTTGGGTACTCCATAAAATGA
- a CDS encoding cold-shock protein has product MAELLDGSVKWFNEEKGYGFIQQDNGGKDVFVHFRQVNHTGGGRVSLAEGQKVTFEVGEGQKGPQAENVTPL; this is encoded by the coding sequence ATGGCAGAATTACTAGACGGTTCAGTTAAATGGTTCAATGAAGAAAAAGGTTATGGATTTATCCAACAAGATAATGGCGGAAAAGATGTATTTGTACACTTTCGTCAAGTAAACCACACTGGTGGTGGACGTGTTTCTCTTGCTGAGGGACAAAAAGTTACATTTGAAGTAGGCGAAGGTCAAAAAGGCCCACAAGCTGAAAACGTAACTCCACTTTAA
- a CDS encoding putative metalloprotease CJM1_0395 family protein has product MNIGLNTLYDIGSNYSIKLNDKEILVYEDNPLVKEKASDEKKTQKEEDKKEVEKSKPSNELTQDEERLVTALQSRDAEVKAHEAAHQSAGASTGAATYTYQLGPDGKMYAIGGEVSISFGTGSTPQETIANAQAVIAAALAPADPSSQDMAVASSAMVMMMKAQQQLARETQDEIMGKETYKNEADKSNNTQAKSNDLDIPA; this is encoded by the coding sequence ATGAACATTGGATTAAACACTTTATATGACATTGGTTCAAATTATTCCATAAAACTTAACGATAAAGAGATTCTTGTTTATGAAGATAACCCTCTAGTAAAAGAGAAAGCTTCTGATGAGAAAAAGACTCAAAAAGAAGAAGATAAAAAAGAAGTAGAAAAATCAAAACCTTCCAATGAACTCACTCAAGATGAAGAGCGTTTAGTTACAGCACTACAATCTAGAGATGCAGAAGTTAAAGCTCATGAAGCTGCTCATCAAAGTGCTGGAGCATCTACGGGAGCTGCTACTTATACTTATCAGCTAGGTCCTGATGGAAAGATGTACGCAATAGGCGGTGAAGTTTCCATCTCTTTTGGAACTGGTTCAACTCCACAAGAGACTATAGCAAACGCACAAGCAGTTATAGCAGCTGCTCTTGCACCAGCAGACCCAAGCTCTCAAGATATGGCAGTAGCATCTAGTGCAATGGTTATGATGATGAAAGCCCAACAACAACTAGCACGTGAAACACAAGATGAAATTATGGGAAAAGAGACTTATAAAAACGAAGCAGATAAAAGCAACAACACCCAAGCCAAATCTAACGACTTAGATATTCCTGCTTAA
- a CDS encoding RNA-binding S4 domain-containing protein, with protein sequence MKFKLEDDYIELFKLLKVLDLVDSGAHAKLLIADGYVKRNSEVELRKRAKIISGDVIEIAEVVIEVI encoded by the coding sequence ATGAAATTTAAGTTAGAAGATGATTATATAGAACTTTTTAAACTGTTAAAAGTTTTGGATTTAGTTGATAGTGGAGCTCACGCAAAACTACTTATAGCAGATGGTTATGTTAAAAGAAACTCTGAAGTTGAGCTTAGAAAAAGAGCTAAAATAATATCTGGAGACGTTATCGAAATAGCTGAAGTAGTTATAGAAGTTATTTAG
- a CDS encoding glycosyltransferase family 4 protein: protein MIYIILLLLSFCFTYFIKEYAIKKSLIATVNERSSHTVPTPHGGGIALAITWFVGLGYLYFTEDVDPNLFYALLVGVIISVVSFFDDLYELSAKLRLIVQGSVAILGLYFLGGFESLTFGMFDISNPIFTNIFAFLLIVWFINLTNFIDGINGYVGSEFVFLSVAGFLLFADNVFAVLGVSVLGFLFWNWNKAKIFMGDVGSTLLGYNIAIFTLYYANNEATNFWVWIILFGLFWFDATITLIRRKLGGEQLSQAHKKHAYQRLNQSGWSHYKVTNFSIWLNILLFGIVYFISNVFIAFVISLLLLTLVMKYVDSKKAFN, encoded by the coding sequence ATGATTTATATAATTTTACTTTTGCTATCATTTTGCTTTACATACTTTATAAAAGAGTATGCTATCAAAAAATCACTTATTGCTACTGTAAATGAACGAAGTTCTCACACAGTTCCTACTCCACATGGAGGTGGTATTGCACTTGCTATTACTTGGTTTGTAGGTTTGGGGTATTTGTATTTTACAGAAGATGTTGATCCAAATCTTTTTTATGCTCTTTTAGTAGGTGTTATCATCAGTGTTGTGAGTTTTTTTGATGATCTGTATGAACTGAGTGCTAAGCTTAGACTTATAGTTCAAGGATCTGTAGCTATTCTTGGGCTTTATTTTTTAGGTGGTTTTGAGAGTTTGACCTTTGGTATGTTTGATATATCAAATCCTATATTTACAAATATATTTGCATTTTTACTTATCGTTTGGTTTATAAATCTTACAAATTTTATAGATGGTATCAATGGCTATGTAGGAAGTGAATTTGTATTTTTAAGTGTAGCTGGGTTTTTACTTTTTGCTGATAATGTTTTTGCTGTTTTGGGAGTATCAGTTCTTGGTTTTTTGTTTTGGAACTGGAACAAAGCAAAGATATTTATGGGTGATGTAGGAAGTACTCTTTTGGGGTATAATATCGCTATATTTACTCTGTACTATGCAAACAATGAAGCTACAAACTTTTGGGTGTGGATTATACTCTTTGGTCTATTTTGGTTCGATGCTACAATTACTTTGATACGACGAAAACTGGGTGGCGAACAGCTCTCACAAGCTCACAAAAAGCACGCTTATCAAAGACTTAATCAATCAGGTTGGAGCCACTACAAAGTGACCAACTTCTCTATATGGTTAAATATACTGCTATTTGGTATAGTGTATTTCATAAGTAATGTTTTTATCGCTTTTGTTATTTCACTATTGCTATTGACTTTAGTTATGAAGTATGTAGATAGTAAAAAAGCATTTAACTAA
- a CDS encoding glycosyltransferase family 2 protein: protein MEQKKVSIIIPIRNEEKYIEECLESIINFDYSKEFLEVIFIDGVSEDKTVEIIKSYTKKYSYIKILENKKKIVPISMNIGIKAAKGDYVCRLDAHAKYPNNYLSKLLNWSQKLDADNVGAVCITSVKNDTNTAKAIQFVMSDKFGVGNSLFRVGIKEPTIVDTVPFGFYKKEVFDNIGLYDERLVRAQDLELNKRLERNNGKIYLIPDVECTYYPREDYKSFFRNRFETGRWVMLSSYFTNNIKSISIRHMIPLFFSLSLMCSFLLGFMAKEFFYFFGFLLVGYSSILFSRALIISKNILFAISILTGYFVLHFSYGMGSFKGILDIVKMKFE, encoded by the coding sequence ATGGAACAAAAAAAAGTATCAATAATAATACCAATAAGAAATGAAGAAAAATATATAGAAGAGTGTTTAGAATCTATCATAAACTTTGACTATTCAAAAGAGTTTTTAGAAGTTATATTTATAGATGGAGTGAGTGAAGATAAAACTGTAGAGATAATTAAATCATATACTAAAAAGTATTCATATATTAAAATATTGGAAAATAAAAAGAAAATAGTTCCTATATCAATGAATATTGGAATAAAAGCTGCAAAAGGTGACTATGTATGTAGACTAGATGCTCATGCAAAATATCCAAATAATTATTTATCTAAATTATTAAATTGGAGTCAAAAGCTTGATGCAGATAATGTTGGTGCAGTATGTATAACTAGTGTAAAAAACGATACAAATACGGCAAAAGCTATACAGTTTGTTATGTCTGATAAATTTGGTGTAGGAAATTCACTTTTTAGAGTTGGCATCAAAGAGCCAACTATTGTTGATACTGTACCGTTTGGTTTTTATAAAAAAGAAGTATTTGATAATATTGGACTTTATGATGAAAGGCTTGTACGAGCTCAAGATTTAGAACTCAATAAAAGGCTAGAACGCAACAATGGAAAAATTTACTTAATACCTGATGTAGAATGTACATATTATCCGAGAGAAGATTATAAGTCTTTTTTTAGAAATAGATTTGAAACAGGAAGATGGGTGATGTTATCTTCGTATTTTACAAATAATATAAAAAGTATTAGTATTCGCCATATGATACCTTTGTTTTTTAGTTTATCTTTGATGTGTAGTTTTTTACTAGGTTTTATGGCAAAAGAATTTTTTTATTTTTTTGGATTTCTTCTAGTGGGATACTCATCGATACTTTTTAGTAGAGCTTTGATAATATCAAAAAATATACTATTTGCTATTAGTATATTAACAGGTTATTTTGTGCTTCATTTTTCTTATGGAATGGGGTCGTTTAAAGGTATTCTAGATATCGTCAAAATGAAGTTTGAATAG
- a CDS encoding carbamoyltransferase C-terminal domain-containing protein — protein sequence MKVLAIHDGHNSSVCLLENGKVVYALQEERYTNIKNQGGLPVKCLEVINSTYNIASIDKIVFVGNSMNTTDWSRDAVLNSYKNSSHKKNSFKHKIKNNKKLYSLYQSTTNIRKKYSQEYSNTISIDHHTCHASTAYFGLGNYEDKVLVITADGEGDGKSATVNIGYKGQLEEIISISSKHSLGRLYSYITYLYNMVPYEHEYKIMGLAPYCNDKLRIKECKLKLRKIIDFPNEESLEWEYLGKYSSIQSAGHEIKQVFESTRFDVMAASIQELVEEIMVEWIKRVIKHTGIKKIALAGGIFMNVKANMLISEIEELENIFIFPSCGDESNVLGAVWNIYYKETKQYPNKLDDFYFGTEIEFSDEEILAEAEINNWQITKKDNIEKDIALLLSKGEIVGRVKGKMEFGARSLGNRAILANPSVDGVLKTINEMIKGRDFWMPFAPSLLAEDLERYFEINNKVLDYDYMIFTANSNKNIREYAKSALHPYDFTGRPQAVTQKQNEDYYNMLKYYKELIGESLVLNTSYNLHGLPMVSNMEQSLHVFKESDLKFLAINNYLLEKK from the coding sequence ATGAAAGTTTTAGCTATACACGATGGTCATAATTCATCAGTATGTTTATTAGAGAATGGTAAAGTTGTTTATGCTTTACAAGAAGAAAGGTACACAAATATCAAAAACCAAGGTGGATTGCCAGTTAAATGTTTAGAAGTAATAAATAGTACATATAATATAGCATCAATTGATAAGATAGTTTTTGTTGGTAACTCTATGAATACAACTGATTGGTCAAGAGACGCTGTATTAAATTCTTATAAAAATAGTTCTCATAAAAAAAATAGTTTCAAACATAAAATTAAAAATAATAAGAAATTATATTCATTATATCAGTCTACAACAAATATTAGAAAGAAGTATTCACAGGAATATTCAAATACAATCTCAATAGATCATCATACTTGTCATGCGTCTACAGCTTATTTTGGATTAGGAAATTATGAGGATAAGGTTTTAGTAATTACTGCAGACGGTGAAGGAGATGGAAAATCAGCTACAGTAAATATTGGATATAAAGGGCAATTAGAAGAAATAATTAGCATTTCCTCTAAACATTCATTAGGGCGATTATATTCATATATTACATATTTATATAATATGGTTCCATATGAACATGAATATAAAATCATGGGATTGGCACCTTATTGTAATGATAAATTAAGAATTAAGGAGTGTAAATTAAAATTACGAAAGATTATTGATTTTCCAAATGAAGAATCTCTTGAGTGGGAATATTTAGGAAAATATTCAAGTATTCAAAGTGCTGGTCATGAAATTAAACAAGTTTTTGAATCAACAAGATTCGATGTGATGGCAGCTTCAATACAAGAATTAGTTGAAGAAATTATGGTTGAATGGATTAAAAGAGTTATTAAACATACTGGCATTAAAAAGATTGCATTAGCAGGTGGAATTTTTATGAATGTAAAAGCTAATATGTTGATTTCGGAAATAGAAGAATTGGAGAATATATTTATATTCCCATCATGTGGTGATGAATCAAATGTGTTAGGTGCAGTATGGAATATTTATTATAAAGAAACAAAGCAATATCCAAATAAATTAGATGATTTTTATTTTGGCACGGAGATAGAATTTTCTGATGAAGAAATTTTAGCGGAAGCAGAAATTAACAACTGGCAAATTACAAAAAAAGATAATATAGAAAAAGATATTGCATTATTACTTTCTAAAGGTGAAATTGTTGGTAGAGTAAAGGGAAAAATGGAATTTGGAGCGAGATCACTTGGAAACAGAGCAATTCTAGCTAATCCTTCGGTAGATGGAGTTTTAAAAACAATTAATGAGATGATTAAAGGTAGAGATTTTTGGATGCCATTTGCCCCTTCATTATTAGCTGAAGATTTAGAAAGGTATTTTGAGATTAATAATAAAGTTCTTGATTATGACTATATGATTTTTACCGCAAACAGTAATAAAAATATAAGAGAGTATGCAAAAAGTGCTCTTCATCCATATGACTTTACAGGAAGACCTCAAGCTGTAACACAAAAACAAAATGAAGATTATTACAATATGCTAAAATATTATAAAGAGTTAATAGGAGAGAGTTTAGTTTTAAATACATCATACAATTTACATGGGCTACCAATGGTCTCAAATATGGAGCAATCCTTACATGTATTTAAAGAATCTGATTTAAAGTTTTTAGCTATAAATAATTATCTATTGGAAAAAAAGTAG
- a CDS encoding glycosyltransferase — MKLLLLSNPNSVHTIKWAKSLAQNDIDVIIFGLGDFIVNDYDDIKNITVKTINETVTRDEGAIAKLRYLKALPSVKKIIKEFEPDIVHAHYASSYAFVGALCGFSPFIVSVWGSDVFSFPKKSFLHKAVLKYNLKKADKILSTSHVMAKETKLYTNKDIEVTPFGIDIEQFKPTYTKEELFEKDDIVIGTVKTLEEKYGIEYLIRAFKIICDKYVELPLKLLIVGEGSLGSYLKNLTKELEIDNKVIFTGKVPFTDVSKYHNMLSVSVSVSNSESFGVAIIEASSCAKPVVVSNVGGLPEVVEDGVSGFVVPPRDPQKTSDAIEKLIIDDKLRNTMGNNGRIIVKKLYNWKENVVLMLNIYKEINKGK; from the coding sequence ATGAAACTATTACTACTCTCAAACCCTAATTCAGTTCATACAATCAAATGGGCTAAGTCTTTAGCTCAAAATGATATAGATGTTATTATCTTTGGATTAGGTGATTTTATAGTAAATGATTATGATGATATAAAAAATATAACAGTAAAAACAATCAATGAAACAGTTACTAGAGATGAAGGAGCAATTGCAAAACTTCGCTATTTAAAAGCACTTCCAAGTGTTAAGAAGATCATAAAAGAGTTTGAGCCAGATATTGTTCATGCTCATTATGCTAGCAGTTATGCTTTTGTAGGAGCTTTGTGTGGGTTTAGTCCATTTATCGTTTCTGTATGGGGAAGTGATGTGTTTAGTTTCCCTAAAAAGTCATTTTTACATAAAGCGGTGCTAAAATACAATCTAAAAAAAGCAGATAAAATACTCTCAACTTCACATGTAATGGCAAAAGAGACGAAACTTTATACCAACAAAGATATAGAAGTAACACCTTTTGGTATAGATATAGAACAGTTTAAACCAACCTATACAAAAGAAGAACTGTTTGAAAAAGATGATATCGTCATAGGAACTGTGAAGACTTTAGAGGAAAAATATGGGATAGAGTATTTGATACGAGCATTTAAAATAATTTGTGATAAATATGTAGAGTTACCACTTAAATTGTTAATCGTTGGGGAAGGAAGTTTAGGCAGTTATCTTAAAAATCTAACAAAAGAGTTAGAAATTGACAATAAAGTTATATTTACAGGAAAAGTACCCTTTACAGATGTATCAAAATATCATAATATGCTATCAGTATCAGTATCAGTATCCAATAGTGAAAGTTTTGGTGTAGCTATCATCGAGGCTTCATCATGTGCAAAACCAGTAGTTGTGTCAAATGTAGGTGGACTTCCTGAAGTAGTAGAAGATGGTGTCAGTGGATTTGTAGTGCCACCAAGAGATCCTCAAAAAACTTCTGATGCAATTGAAAAACTTATTATAGATGATAAATTAAGAAATACAATGGGAAATAATGGGAGAATTATAGTAAAAAAATTATACAATTGGAAGGAAAATGTTGTTCTTATGTTGAACATATATAAAGAGATAAATAAAGGAAAATAA
- a CDS encoding O-antigen ligase family protein, which produces MKDLATQEKLFNILSIIFIVEIVLSLFEAFTDFRLPISPFSSYITYFGRDIKFDESLDSSIVSIILQSPTGFQWNPNNLSVTMLIVLPFFLLYKKKYIKYTGVISIFLLIVMSGSRGVFIAFSFMIFLYLFFLNKKRFLLSISILPLIVILLISNLDTLKNSENNKINEIATSFDVLIIYLEGNNDGSNSIGIRQQLIKNGLDALIVSNFLGVGGGGSVAVQEKYGDIRGHATTSMHNFWIEMLVDSGVLFTIFFLLWYTYIVLKLYLIGIRTKHLKFKYYSQALFLSMSSFTLGAISASTVIYLLPMWIMFSFAIATINNYKRYKNETITTLKP; this is translated from the coding sequence TTGAAAGATTTAGCTACACAGGAAAAGTTATTTAATATTTTATCTATTATATTTATTGTAGAAATAGTTTTGTCACTTTTTGAAGCATTTACAGATTTTAGATTACCAATATCACCTTTTTCATCTTATATAACTTATTTTGGTAGAGATATTAAATTTGATGAAAGTTTAGACAGTAGCATAGTATCAATTATTCTACAGTCTCCAACAGGTTTCCAGTGGAATCCAAATAACCTATCTGTAACTATGTTAATAGTTTTACCATTTTTTTTACTATATAAAAAAAAATATATTAAATATACTGGCGTAATTTCTATATTTTTACTTATAGTTATGAGTGGTTCTAGAGGTGTATTTATTGCTTTTTCATTTATGATATTTTTGTATTTGTTTTTTTTAAATAAAAAAAGATTTTTGTTGTCTATTTCAATTTTACCATTAATAGTTATATTATTGATTTCAAATTTAGATACTTTAAAAAATAGTGAAAATAATAAAATAAATGAAATAGCTACTTCATTTGATGTACTTATAATATATTTAGAAGGAAATAATGATGGATCAAATTCTATTGGTATACGACAACAACTTATTAAAAATGGATTAGATGCCCTAATAGTTTCAAACTTTTTAGGTGTTGGTGGAGGAGGTTCTGTTGCTGTACAAGAAAAGTATGGAGATATAAGAGGACATGCTACTACAAGCATGCATAATTTTTGGATTGAAATGCTTGTAGATAGTGGAGTTTTATTTACCATTTTTTTTCTTCTTTGGTATACTTATATTGTACTGAAATTATATTTAATTGGTATAAGAACAAAGCATTTAAAATTTAAATATTATTCACAAGCTCTATTTTTATCAATGTCATCATTTACTTTAGGTGCAATAAGTGCAAGTACCGTAATATATTTACTTCCAATGTGGATAATGTTTAGCTTTGCTATAGCTACAATAAATAATTATAAAAGGTATAAAAATGAAACTATTACTACTCTCAAACCCTAA
- a CDS encoding glycosyltransferase has translation MKQINIFHISPFPYYSGGIDTWLYQFIKDFDDKLKINLVCPRNNKVSSHISKFDLSKFINLNIMYIEEDKSGLIYSLLFRPFIYYKQLKKLKNISKASLNICLSTYPLGFTVKYLKFMKVINGKLFMSVRGCVGRDMIDLEQSYLIKRLFFLLEKYSMKNYDLLISNGEDTKNYLNKFFNYKSIVIPNAIELNTINQENNNVNINKIKKLKNEFKIITHIGTLRKIKNIDKIIQSYLIVRKEYKGKVKLIFAGKGNIKYYQQQIKNFEIEEAIFLDELCSSDVNQLLSLSDIVVNISYGCGVSNSLLESLKYKCKVISFDRDTFNQVIQNNVNGYLAKDQDIKDLANKTITALDDKSIDLDDIKDSINKYDNKLIIKQWENLLLENQI, from the coding sequence ATGAAACAAATTAATATATTTCATATTTCACCATTTCCATATTACTCAGGTGGTATAGATACATGGCTTTATCAATTTATAAAAGATTTTGATGACAAGTTAAAAATCAATTTAGTTTGTCCTAGAAATAATAAAGTATCTTCACATATTAGTAAATTTGATTTATCTAAATTTATAAATCTAAATATAATGTATATAGAAGAAGATAAAAGTGGATTAATATATTCCTTATTATTTAGACCCTTTATATATTATAAACAGTTAAAAAAACTAAAAAATATATCAAAAGCTTCTCTAAATATATGTTTATCAACATACCCTCTTGGATTTACTGTTAAATACCTAAAATTTATGAAAGTCATTAATGGAAAGTTATTTATGTCTGTAAGAGGTTGCGTAGGTAGGGATATGATAGATTTAGAGCAATCATATTTAATTAAGAGATTATTTTTTTTATTAGAAAAGTATTCAATGAAAAATTATGACTTATTGATTTCAAATGGTGAAGATACAAAAAATTATTTAAATAAATTTTTTAACTATAAATCAATAGTTATACCAAATGCAATAGAATTAAATACAATAAATCAAGAAAATAATAATGTAAATATAAATAAAATTAAGAAATTAAAAAATGAATTTAAAATAATAACACACATAGGAACATTAAGAAAAATAAAAAATATAGATAAAATAATACAATCTTATCTTATTGTTAGAAAAGAATATAAAGGAAAAGTAAAACTTATATTTGCAGGAAAAGGAAATATTAAATATTATCAACAACAAATAAAGAATTTTGAAATTGAAGAAGCTATATTTTTGGATGAGTTATGTTCTAGTGATGTCAACCAATTATTAAGCTTGTCTGATATTGTAGTAAATATTTCATATGGCTGTGGAGTTAGTAACTCTCTATTGGAATCTTTAAAGTATAAATGTAAAGTTATTTCATTTGATAGAGATACCTTTAATCAAGTAATACAAAATAATGTTAATGGGTATTTAGCCAAAGACCAAGATATTAAAGATTTGGCTAATAAAACAATTACTGCACTCGATGACAAATCTATAGATTTAGATGATATTAAAGATAGTATAAATAAATATGACAACAAATTAATTATAAAACAGTGGGAGAACTTGCTTCTTGAAAATCAAATTTGA
- a CDS encoding acyltransferase: MKFFIFKILQYYKAYLFKNKTTMGKGTNIGVQARVFNNIKSSIQIGENCSIHCDIICSNNGKINIGDYCSIRYKTTIESEQSVSIGNYVIISNNVIISDNNSHPTSYKKRRLMLESGEYGDLWGWKHSSSSAVVIHDDVWIGRNVHILKGVTIGKGSIIASGTVVAKNIPPFSLAYGNPCLIKKDKYNETN; the protein is encoded by the coding sequence ATGAAATTTTTTATTTTTAAGATTTTACAATACTACAAAGCTTATTTATTTAAGAACAAAACTACAATGGGTAAAGGTACTAATATAGGAGTGCAAGCAAGGGTATTTAATAATATTAAAAGCTCTATTCAAATAGGTGAAAATTGTAGCATACACTGTGATATTATTTGTAGCAATAATGGAAAAATAAATATAGGTGATTATTGTTCAATAAGGTATAAAACTACAATTGAAAGTGAGCAGTCAGTTAGTATTGGCAACTATGTAATCATAAGCAATAATGTTATAATTTCAGACAACAATAGCCACCCAACATCATATAAAAAGAGAAGACTAATGCTTGAAAGTGGTGAATATGGAGATTTGTGGGGTTGGAAACATTCATCTTCATCAGCGGTTGTAATTCATGATGATGTATGGATTGGTAGAAATGTTCACATTTTGAAGGGAGTAACTATAGGAAAGGGATCTATTATCGCATCTGGAACGGTTGTAGCAAAAAATATACCTCCTTTTTCATTAGCCTATGGCAATCCTTGTCTCATAAAAAAAGATAAATATAATGAAACAAATTAA
- a CDS encoding oligosaccharide flippase family protein: MLKKVYQNKLFKNSFFYVLGDVLNKAVPFFMLPVLTRYLTPEDYGIISVFTVFVSILAVFTGLSIHGAINVNFFKMKKEDLKVFVGNCIIILNISSFIVLFFVYMLHPLIVEKLNIGIEWIVVAVILAFAQFLTTINLGLWMVEQKPKPYSVYQISQTLTVTLLSITMIVGFGMNWEGQLLATIIGTIMFSVISFVFIIKRGYLIFKPNKEYMKEALKFGVPLIPHSLASWAKTGADRIVITSILGASATGLYTVGYQLSLVILVLVTAFNKSWSPYLYKTLANNPSIETKKKMVKFTYFYFIGILIFSYLFAYLVELFVPCFLGKKFVASINFVFYFSIAFAFQGMYLMVTNYIFYVNKNYLLTYITFSIGLLHVVLLYIFINMNGAVGAAQVSVISFIVNFFAVWYLSNKVYKMPWRFWKI, from the coding sequence ATGTTAAAAAAAGTATATCAAAACAAGCTCTTTAAAAATTCTTTTTTTTATGTACTTGGAGATGTATTAAATAAGGCTGTTCCTTTTTTTATGTTGCCAGTACTTACTAGATATTTGACACCTGAAGATTATGGTATCATTTCTGTATTTACAGTTTTTGTTTCTATATTAGCTGTTTTTACTGGTCTTAGTATTCATGGAGCTATAAATGTAAATTTTTTTAAAATGAAAAAAGAAGATTTAAAAGTATTTGTTGGGAACTGCATTATTATTTTAAATATTTCCTCTTTTATAGTGTTGTTTTTTGTATATATGCTGCACCCTTTGATTGTTGAAAAGCTAAATATTGGAATAGAATGGATTGTTGTTGCCGTGATATTAGCATTTGCACAGTTCTTAACCACTATAAATCTAGGTTTGTGGATGGTAGAACAAAAACCAAAACCTTACAGTGTATATCAAATATCTCAAACTTTAACTGTAACTTTACTTTCTATAACAATGATTGTTGGTTTTGGGATGAATTGGGAAGGACAACTACTAGCAACCATTATAGGTACTATTATGTTTTCAGTTATTAGTTTTGTATTTATTATAAAAAGAGGATACCTAATATTTAAACCAAATAAAGAATATATGAAGGAGGCACTTAAATTTGGAGTACCTTTAATTCCTCATTCCTTAGCAAGTTGGGCGAAAACAGGAGCAGATAGAATAGTAATAACGAGTATTTTAGGTGCTTCAGCAACTGGTCTATACACTGTTGGTTATCAACTAAGCTTAGTTATATTAGTATTAGTTACTGCATTTAATAAATCATGGAGTCCCTATTTGTATAAAACATTAGCAAATAATCCAAGTATAGAGACTAAGAAGAAAATGGTTAAGTTTACATATTTTTATTTTATTGGAATTTTAATATTTTCATATTTATTTGCATACTTAGTAGAGCTATTTGTTCCTTGTTTTTTGGGCAAAAAATTTGTAGCATCAATTAATTTTGTATTTTACTTTTCTATCGCTTTTGCTTTTCAAGGTATGTATTTAATGGTTACAAATTATATATTTTATGTAAATAAAAATTATTTACTTACATATATAACCTTTAGTATAGGGTTATTACATGTAGTATTATTATATATTTTTATTAATATGAACGGGGCGGTAGGGGCAGCACAGGTTAGTGTAATATCATTTATTGTAAATTTCTTTGCAGTATGGTATTTATCAAATAAAGTTTATAAAATGCCATGGAGGTTTTGGAAAATATGA